A region of Candidatus Bathyarchaeota archaeon DNA encodes the following proteins:
- the thiC gene encoding phosphomethylpyrimidine synthase ThiC, whose protein sequence is MLTTQIEAAKRGQITEEMRIVAENEGESPQAICQRIAEGTVIITRNVQRENVNPVGIGKGLRTKVNANIGTSQDLCDLNVEIEKAKVAVQYGADTIMDLSTAGDLDKIRRALIKAVNVPIGTVPIYQAAIEAAEKRGAIIHMTEDDIFNTIEKHAKDGVDFMTVHCGVTQNIIKKLAKYPRLMGIVSRGGTFLAAWILHHDKENPLYANYDYLLEIAKKYDFVLSLGDGLRPGCIFDSTDWAQIQELLTIGELVERARAAHVQVMVEGPGHLPLNDVAANVQLEKAICKGAPFYVLGPVVTEIAPGYDHIVGAIGGALAGLAGADFLCYLTPAEHLGLPSIEDVKEGVIATKIAAHAADIAKLGVKTAARDFAMARARANLDWKGQFENAIDPEKAKRIHGRIKQKNPETCSMCSKYCALKVLKEALKSEGQCL, encoded by the coding sequence ATTTTGACGACTCAGATCGAGGCAGCTAAGAGAGGACAGATAACAGAAGAAATGCGTATAGTCGCCGAGAATGAGGGCGAATCGCCGCAAGCAATTTGCCAGCGTATAGCAGAAGGCACTGTTATAATAACGCGTAATGTCCAACGAGAGAATGTTAACCCCGTGGGGATTGGCAAGGGACTTCGAACAAAGGTTAACGCTAACATTGGCACAAGTCAAGATCTATGCGACCTAAACGTGGAGATTGAGAAGGCTAAGGTTGCCGTCCAATACGGTGCAGACACGATTATGGATTTAAGCACGGCCGGTGACTTAGACAAGATAAGAAGGGCTTTAATTAAGGCTGTAAACGTACCCATCGGGACAGTTCCCATTTATCAAGCAGCTATAGAGGCAGCGGAAAAAAGAGGCGCAATAATACATATGACAGAAGACGACATATTCAACACGATTGAGAAACATGCAAAAGACGGCGTTGACTTTATGACGGTGCACTGTGGTGTGACACAGAACATTATAAAAAAACTGGCAAAATATCCGAGGCTAATGGGGATTGTGAGCCGTGGTGGAACATTCCTGGCGGCGTGGATACTTCACCATGACAAGGAAAACCCGTTATATGCAAACTACGACTACCTTCTCGAGATAGCCAAAAAATACGATTTCGTGCTAAGCCTTGGAGACGGTTTAAGGCCAGGCTGCATTTTCGACTCCACAGACTGGGCTCAAATTCAAGAACTGCTAACCATTGGAGAACTTGTGGAAAGGGCTAGGGCTGCACATGTTCAGGTTATGGTTGAGGGCCCAGGCCACTTGCCCTTAAACGACGTGGCCGCAAACGTTCAACTTGAGAAAGCCATATGTAAGGGCGCTCCGTTCTATGTGCTTGGCCCTGTTGTCACGGAAATAGCACCTGGATATGACCACATTGTTGGAGCCATAGGTGGAGCATTAGCGGGTCTGGCAGGAGCCGACTTCCTATGCTACTTGACGCCAGCAGAACATTTAGGCTTGCCAAGCATTGAAGACGTTAAGGAAGGAGTCATAGCCACAAAAATCGCTGCACACGCTGCGGACATTGCTAAGCTGGGAGTAAAAACCGCAGCACGCGACTTCGCCATGGCTAGGGCTAGGGCAAATCTCGACTGGAAAGGACAATTTGAGAACGCTATAGATCCTGAGAAGGCCAAGAGAATTCATGGGCGCATAAAGCAAAAAAATCCAGAGACATGTTCCATGTGCTCCAAATACTGCGCCTTAAAAGTTTTAAAGGAAGCCCTAAAATCGGAAGGACAGTGTCTATGA
- a CDS encoding Lrp/AsnC ligand binding domain-containing protein, with amino-acid sequence MKAYMGLTCKVGAYVEVLKRLLNLCIRERESTCFSEQDIFLLFGPIDILIPFSGLKSLDEFIEKAFNPVRNIGAEEDLITKTLSLIVISEGPPLREKPFAFLFINTKPKSLEGVRTKLLTIPNILTADSVLGPYDIICAVKAKDHIELEQTVLNIQNIPGVESLMTSIVAPIKVLPEL; translated from the coding sequence TTGAAGGCATATATGGGTTTAACATGTAAGGTTGGTGCTTACGTAGAAGTCTTAAAAAGGCTCCTGAACTTGTGCATCCGTGAACGGGAGAGCACATGCTTTTCCGAGCAAGACATATTCCTGTTGTTCGGACCAATTGACATACTTATCCCATTCAGTGGTTTGAAAAGCCTAGATGAATTTATTGAAAAAGCTTTTAATCCCGTGAGAAACATTGGTGCTGAAGAAGATTTAATAACTAAAACACTTAGTCTCATTGTGATATCAGAAGGTCCGCCGCTTAGGGAAAAACCATTCGCCTTTTTATTCATAAACACTAAACCAAAGAGTTTAGAAGGTGTCCGAACAAAACTTCTAACGATTCCAAACATATTAACTGCGGACAGCGTGCTAGGACCATACGACATAATATGCGCTGTTAAGGCAAAAGACCATATAGAACTCGAACAAACAGTCTTAAACATCCAAAACATCCCAGGCGTAGAAAGTCTGATGACCTCAATAGTTGCTCCAATAAAGGTTCTGCCAGAATTGTAG
- the galT gene encoding galactose-1-phosphate uridylyltransferase, which translates to MFHNELRKDYLLDRWVVIATERGRRPTDFARKEKLQAKVGVCPFCPGNERMTPPAMLAYVESNGKIEKVKDEDGFRHKNWIVRCFPNLFPAFTPPKEELCKEEVVKASDLALAVGHHEVLVESPNHNEHPSEASVPQLVHVVNAYVDRLFELASKPYIRYVSIFRNHGLEAGASMSHAHSQIIATPLVPRIIDEEVRASERFWREKGECIFCNIIKLELKSSRFITENQDFVAFAPWASANPMEFWIFPKRHMLNPLEITENEKVSFARILKTCFSALKNLLNDPPYNFGFHISLDEETRPHYHWHLEVYPKLAVWAGFEKSTGIYINTVSPENAAESLRSAISH; encoded by the coding sequence ATGTTTCACAATGAACTCCGTAAGGATTATCTTCTTGACCGTTGGGTGGTAATCGCTACTGAACGGGGGCGCCGTCCAACGGATTTCGCCCGAAAAGAGAAACTCCAAGCTAAAGTTGGCGTTTGCCCTTTCTGTCCGGGAAACGAGCGAATGACCCCACCAGCGATGCTTGCATATGTAGAGTCTAATGGGAAAATTGAAAAGGTAAAGGATGAAGATGGTTTCAGGCATAAGAACTGGATTGTCCGATGCTTTCCAAACCTTTTCCCGGCTTTTACTCCACCAAAAGAAGAATTATGCAAAGAGGAAGTTGTAAAGGCCTCTGATTTGGCTTTAGCTGTGGGGCATCATGAGGTTTTGGTTGAATCTCCAAATCATAATGAGCATCCCTCAGAGGCTAGTGTTCCACAACTTGTGCATGTCGTGAACGCTTATGTAGACAGGCTTTTCGAATTAGCGTCGAAGCCATATATCCGGTATGTGTCTATATTTCGCAACCACGGCTTAGAGGCTGGTGCGTCAATGTCTCACGCTCACAGCCAAATAATCGCAACCCCCCTTGTTCCCAGAATTATTGATGAAGAAGTGCGTGCAAGCGAAAGATTTTGGCGGGAAAAAGGCGAATGCATATTTTGCAACATTATCAAACTAGAACTGAAAAGCTCCCGCTTCATAACTGAAAACCAAGACTTTGTGGCTTTTGCACCGTGGGCAAGCGCTAACCCCATGGAGTTCTGGATCTTCCCGAAAAGGCACATGCTAAATCCTCTTGAAATTACGGAAAACGAGAAAGTAAGCTTTGCAAGAATCTTGAAGACATGTTTCAGCGCATTAAAAAACTTATTGAATGATCCTCCCTATAATTTCGGTTTCCACATAAGCCTAGACGAGGAGACGCGGCCGCATTATCACTGGCATTTGGAAGTTTACCCAAAATTGGCTGTGTGGGCCGGATTCGAAAAAAGCACGGGAATATACATAAACACCGTTTCGCCGGAAAATGCTGCGGAAAGCCTTAGGAGCGCCATTTCCCACTAG
- a CDS encoding glycogen debranching enzyme family protein, with amino-acid sequence MFRLTPKIRIAGEELSRINDLLGKEWLIPNGLGGYASSTVLGINTRKYHGILVAAFHPPRKRMVCITKLDEELRLENTFYPLFTNEFQGGIYPQGYQFIEEFSLSPFPEYVYNLQNVKISKTIFMPYGKNATIALYAVENKNSSPVEVNVYPILACRHFHAVIDRWWSPPRFAQKIQGKRVKVNVEPASTTVIIEASNGAYRKSEKWLEKIYFREEHARGESYFDNWYQPGLFTFEVKGKTCEKFALVAVAGQEEAYTEKTADEMPATVYDVEGLYEGEIKRYEKLLQKFYTKHRMETRDWLSWLLLAADAFVVEAATSNKDHAGRSIIAGYHWFEDWGRDAFIALPGLLLTTGRFEDAKQILLTFAKNSTEGLIPNFISDLEMRPDYKCVDATLWFVNAVLQYLKYTDDFAFVQANLWENMKTFVENMVKGKYTDMRLDNDGLILHGPRMTWMDTMVNGKPTTPREGKAVEVQALWYNALKIFELLAEKFSEKKEAEKFAVLAEKAKVSFNQKFWNLDENCLFDVVDKHGNGDPSFRPNQIIAVSLDFTILDRAKAKKVVNVVHRELLTPYGLRTLTKHDPRYIGVYRGDRRSRDLAYHNGTVWPWLLGPFTAAYLKVEGYNEYMREYAFKNFLAPLLTEQVFKAGLGYVSEIFDGDPPHTPRGCVAQAWSVAEPLRAYVEDVMLLRPQFENKILGTSGKWRS; translated from the coding sequence ATGTTTAGGCTAACGCCGAAAATACGCATAGCTGGTGAAGAGCTCTCAAGGATCAACGACCTTCTCGGAAAAGAATGGCTTATACCTAACGGCTTAGGCGGGTACGCCTCTTCCACAGTGTTAGGTATAAACACGAGAAAGTATCATGGAATACTTGTAGCAGCCTTCCATCCGCCAAGAAAACGAATGGTCTGCATAACCAAACTTGACGAGGAACTAAGGCTTGAGAACACGTTTTATCCGCTTTTCACAAATGAGTTTCAAGGCGGAATTTATCCACAAGGATACCAGTTCATAGAAGAGTTCTCACTTTCACCCTTCCCGGAATATGTGTATAACTTGCAAAATGTAAAGATTTCAAAGACAATTTTTATGCCTTATGGAAAAAACGCAACAATAGCGTTATATGCCGTTGAGAACAAAAACTCCTCACCCGTTGAAGTTAACGTTTATCCAATTTTGGCCTGCAGACACTTCCACGCTGTTATAGACAGATGGTGGAGCCCTCCGAGATTTGCCCAAAAAATTCAAGGAAAAAGAGTAAAGGTAAACGTTGAGCCAGCCTCGACGACCGTGATCATCGAAGCGTCAAACGGTGCCTACCGCAAATCCGAAAAGTGGCTGGAGAAAATTTATTTTCGCGAGGAACATGCTCGGGGGGAAAGCTACTTCGACAACTGGTACCAGCCCGGATTATTTACGTTTGAAGTTAAAGGAAAAACTTGTGAAAAATTTGCATTGGTAGCTGTTGCAGGTCAGGAGGAAGCATACACTGAAAAAACTGCAGATGAAATGCCTGCAACTGTTTATGATGTTGAAGGCTTGTATGAGGGCGAAATCAAACGTTATGAAAAGCTTCTTCAAAAATTCTACACCAAACATCGCATGGAAACTAGGGATTGGCTCAGCTGGCTTTTATTGGCTGCAGACGCCTTCGTCGTTGAAGCTGCAACATCCAACAAAGACCATGCCGGGAGATCAATTATTGCCGGCTACCATTGGTTTGAAGACTGGGGCAGAGATGCTTTCATCGCTTTACCTGGACTCCTGCTTACAACTGGAAGATTTGAAGATGCAAAACAAATTCTCTTGACATTCGCCAAGAACTCTACTGAGGGTTTGATTCCAAACTTTATTTCAGACCTAGAAATGCGTCCAGACTATAAGTGTGTAGATGCCACTTTATGGTTCGTGAACGCTGTGCTTCAGTATTTAAAATACACTGACGACTTCGCCTTTGTGCAGGCAAACCTCTGGGAGAACATGAAAACTTTTGTGGAAAACATGGTTAAAGGCAAGTATACAGACATGCGATTAGACAATGATGGCCTTATCTTACATGGCCCACGGATGACTTGGATGGACACCATGGTGAATGGAAAGCCCACAACGCCTAGAGAGGGTAAAGCTGTCGAGGTTCAAGCATTATGGTACAATGCTCTCAAAATCTTCGAGCTTCTGGCCGAAAAATTTAGTGAGAAAAAAGAAGCTGAAAAGTTTGCAGTTTTAGCCGAAAAAGCCAAGGTAAGCTTCAACCAGAAATTCTGGAACTTGGATGAAAATTGCTTATTCGACGTTGTAGACAAGCATGGCAACGGAGACCCGTCGTTTAGGCCTAACCAGATCATTGCTGTTTCCCTAGACTTTACTATACTGGATAGGGCAAAAGCTAAAAAAGTTGTGAATGTTGTACATCGCGAACTTTTAACGCCCTACGGTTTGAGAACCCTCACCAAGCATGACCCGCGATACATTGGCGTTTATCGTGGCGATAGACGAAGCCGCGATTTGGCATACCATAACGGCACTGTCTGGCCTTGGCTTCTCGGGCCTTTCACAGCAGCCTACCTTAAGGTTGAAGGTTATAACGAGTACATGCGCGAGTACGCGTTCAAAAACTTCCTCGCCCCGCTCCTTACAGAGCAAGTTTTTAAAGCTGGACTTGGCTATGTAAGCGAAATCTTTGATGGTGACCCGCCACACACGCCGAGAGGCTGCGTAGCACAAGCGTGGAGTGTAGCCGAACCTTTAAGGGCGTACGTTGAGGACGTCATGCTTTTGAGACCGCAATTTGAAAATAAAATTCTTGGAACTAGTGGGAAATGGCGCTCCTAA
- a CDS encoding DUF89 family protein — translation MKVEAECAACVIDRALAEVKMATTNPALRFRVMMELLHMLTKEFKPSAVPADLGTKRDRLVKRVTGNNDPYRLSKRLCNENALKLLPYARKLVEEGYTQYDRFKRACLCAMVGNIMEFDIPGHNFTFNTLKKSLKDAVKDLVVDDTGKIYELAKNSREVLYLTDNAGEIVFDTLLVEQLKNMGLTVIVAVKGGPVLNDATLEDAETSGINKIADKVITTGTDAVGLVPKEASAEFLSIYESVDMVFAKGMGYAETLTEYKLKKPHALLFRTKCEPVANFFAVPRNKNVAKLMP, via the coding sequence TTGAAAGTAGAAGCTGAGTGTGCAGCTTGTGTTATCGACAGGGCACTAGCTGAAGTGAAAATGGCAACAACGAACCCAGCCTTACGTTTTAGGGTTATGATGGAGCTTCTTCACATGCTAACCAAGGAGTTTAAGCCATCCGCTGTGCCCGCTGACTTGGGTACAAAGAGAGACCGATTGGTCAAAAGGGTAACCGGCAACAATGATCCATACAGATTAAGTAAGCGTTTATGTAATGAAAATGCTTTGAAGCTTTTGCCTTATGCGAGAAAACTTGTTGAGGAAGGTTACACGCAGTATGATAGATTTAAACGAGCTTGCTTGTGTGCCATGGTTGGTAACATTATGGAGTTTGACATTCCCGGCCACAACTTTACATTTAATACATTAAAGAAAAGTCTTAAAGATGCGGTAAAAGACCTTGTGGTTGACGATACCGGCAAAATCTATGAATTGGCAAAAAATTCAAGGGAAGTTCTGTATTTGACAGATAACGCTGGAGAAATTGTTTTCGACACGTTGCTTGTGGAGCAGCTTAAAAACATGGGATTAACTGTTATCGTAGCAGTTAAGGGTGGCCCGGTTCTTAACGATGCAACTTTAGAGGATGCGGAGACCTCCGGCATTAATAAAATCGCAGATAAAGTGATAACCACTGGCACGGATGCTGTTGGCTTAGTGCCAAAAGAGGCTTCAGCGGAATTTCTAAGCATTTATGAATCGGTGGATATGGTTTTTGCAAAGGGTATGGGCTACGCTGAAACTCTTACTGAATATAAGCTGAAAAAGCCCCACGCATTATTGTTTAGGACAAAATGTGAACCCGTCGCAAACTTTTTCGCAGTGCCTCGGAACAAGAATGTTGCGAAGTTGATGCCGTAA
- the tpiA gene encoding triose-phosphate isomerase, whose amino-acid sequence MALKLQFPLILVNFKTYLEATGENAVKLAKMAEKVSRETQVSICVAPQFTDIAAVAEEVEIPVFAQHIDPIEPGSYTGYVLANAVKEAGAVGTIINHSERQLRLSEIDTAIRIARNNGLVSLVCASNQSISAAVAALKPDIVAVEPPELIGTRVSVSKAKPDVIKATIRLVREVNPTVAVLCGAGVSSGEDVAAALRLGTQGVLVASAVVKAKDQYMILRDFAENAKSKI is encoded by the coding sequence TTGGCCTTAAAGTTACAGTTTCCTTTAATACTTGTAAACTTCAAAACTTATTTGGAGGCAACTGGTGAAAATGCTGTTAAGCTTGCAAAAATGGCGGAGAAAGTGAGTCGTGAAACACAAGTTTCTATATGTGTTGCTCCTCAATTCACAGATATTGCGGCGGTCGCCGAAGAAGTTGAAATTCCCGTTTTCGCCCAACATATAGATCCTATAGAACCCGGAAGCTACACTGGATATGTGCTTGCCAACGCCGTGAAAGAAGCTGGTGCCGTTGGAACCATAATTAATCATTCTGAAAGACAGCTTAGGCTTTCAGAAATAGATACCGCTATACGAATAGCCCGTAATAATGGGCTTGTTTCACTTGTCTGCGCCAGTAACCAAAGCATAAGCGCAGCTGTTGCAGCATTGAAGCCAGATATTGTAGCTGTTGAGCCTCCAGAACTTATAGGGACACGTGTATCGGTTTCGAAAGCCAAACCTGACGTTATAAAAGCCACCATACGCCTTGTCAGAGAGGTAAACCCTACAGTTGCAGTTTTATGCGGTGCAGGTGTGAGCAGTGGTGAAGATGTTGCGGCTGCTTTAAGACTTGGCACGCAAGGAGTTTTGGTGGCAAGTGCTGTTGTGAAGGCGAAAGATCAATATATGATTTTGCGGGATTTTGCTGAAAACGCAAAATCGAAAATTTAG
- a CDS encoding arginine decarboxylase, pyruvoyl-dependent, which translates to MIPKYFFLTKGVGKHKEQLQSFELALRNAGIQHCNLVNVSSIIPPGCKLIPKEKGLKMLRPGEITFVVLARNQTNEPHRLIAASIGVAIPSGKNNYGYLSEHHSFGQTDEVAGDYAEDLAATMLATTMGIPFDPQTAWDERKQQFRASGLIIKTTNITQSATGDKNGLWTTVIAAAVFVPGRKKE; encoded by the coding sequence ATGATACCAAAATATTTCTTCCTAACAAAAGGTGTTGGAAAACACAAGGAACAGCTTCAATCCTTCGAGTTGGCCTTAAGAAACGCTGGCATACAACACTGCAATTTAGTGAACGTTTCAAGCATAATTCCGCCCGGATGTAAACTCATCCCTAAAGAGAAAGGCCTAAAAATGCTGAGGCCAGGCGAAATAACCTTCGTTGTATTGGCCAGAAACCAAACCAATGAGCCCCATAGGCTTATCGCCGCTTCAATAGGCGTGGCAATCCCCTCTGGTAAAAATAATTATGGCTATTTATCGGAACATCACTCTTTCGGTCAGACGGACGAGGTGGCTGGAGACTACGCTGAGGATTTAGCAGCGACGATGCTTGCAACAACCATGGGCATACCCTTTGACCCCCAAACTGCTTGGGATGAGCGTAAACAACAGTTCAGGGCAAGCGGACTTATAATCAAGACAACAAACATAACTCAATCGGCTACCGGTGACAAAAACGGTCTATGGACAACCGTCATCGCGGCGGCGGTCTTCGTTCCAGGTAGAAAAAAGGAATAG
- a CDS encoding ORC1-type DNA replication protein, whose protein sequence is MSARRSVFKDETKLDLNYVPKTLLHRETEMRLLNEFFSFIITHPDKMAQRVLIVGDVGTGKTALSQRFGADIIQQAKQRGLNVHYVHVNCRQYRGSLFLILHHVISSFHPNFPKRGFSSEELLNIFIQVLDEENVYLLLTLDEFESLINREGSEPVYKLTRLQETRIDKPQRFSLICILKSLNAIESLDPSTRSTLQSNIIRLERYTKEQLADIINDRVQLAFKHSAVLEDTIGLIAELAESEGGNARFAIELLWRAGKYADAEGLDIVTPECVRKAVSSIFAVARKSDLAALNFHEKLFLLGMARFFKENIDRAYVTLTEAEQAYAVVCEEFNVQPHTHTQLWKYLQTLATMGIIRKSVSTAGQRGRTTLIYLPGISSCELEKELAYLLEREKNSQKRLN, encoded by the coding sequence GTGTCAGCGCGACGTAGTGTCTTCAAGGATGAAACTAAACTCGACCTAAACTATGTGCCTAAGACACTTCTCCATAGAGAGACAGAAATGCGCCTCCTTAATGAATTCTTCAGCTTCATAATAACACACCCAGATAAGATGGCTCAAAGAGTTCTAATAGTGGGGGATGTTGGCACAGGCAAAACAGCTCTCTCCCAGCGTTTCGGCGCTGACATAATCCAACAGGCTAAACAACGGGGCTTAAACGTTCATTACGTTCACGTGAATTGCCGCCAGTACCGCGGAAGCCTTTTTCTTATACTCCACCATGTCATTTCATCTTTTCACCCCAACTTTCCGAAAAGGGGGTTTTCATCCGAAGAACTCCTAAACATTTTCATACAAGTTCTGGATGAAGAAAATGTCTATCTACTCTTGACTCTAGATGAATTTGAAAGCCTAATTAACAGGGAGGGCTCAGAACCCGTTTACAAGCTTACTCGCCTACAAGAGACAAGAATAGATAAACCGCAGAGGTTTTCACTCATATGTATCCTTAAAAGTCTAAATGCTATTGAAAGTTTAGATCCAAGCACGCGAAGCACACTTCAATCTAACATAATAAGGCTGGAAAGGTATACTAAGGAACAGCTCGCAGATATAATAAACGATCGAGTTCAACTGGCTTTCAAACACTCTGCAGTGCTGGAGGATACAATAGGCCTGATAGCTGAGCTTGCGGAATCTGAGGGCGGAAATGCTCGTTTTGCCATTGAACTTCTATGGAGAGCTGGAAAATACGCGGATGCTGAAGGTCTAGATATTGTCACACCGGAGTGCGTCAGAAAAGCCGTTTCAAGCATATTTGCTGTTGCGAGGAAAAGCGATCTAGCCGCCTTAAATTTTCATGAGAAACTCTTCCTTTTAGGTATGGCAAGGTTCTTTAAAGAAAACATTGACAGAGCCTACGTGACCCTAACTGAGGCTGAACAAGCATACGCTGTTGTCTGTGAAGAGTTTAATGTTCAGCCTCACACTCATACTCAGCTGTGGAAATATCTTCAAACGTTGGCAACAATGGGCATAATTAGAAAAAGTGTTTCAACAGCTGGTCAACGGGGAAGGACGACTTTAATCTATCTTCCCGGAATATCTTCTTGCGAACTGGAGAAGGAGTTAGCCTATCTTCTTGAAAGGGAGAAAAATAGCCAAAAACGTTTAAACTAA
- a CDS encoding winged helix-turn-helix transcriptional regulator: MQIAIEDVLGNRLRVKILKVLFQMGELNVSEIARKIGANHKTVKEHLEVLKENGLLQYKKFGRIHLYRLNEGSVRARALKKFMEAWETVENFNASRNH, translated from the coding sequence ATGCAAATAGCCATAGAGGATGTGCTTGGAAACAGGCTGCGTGTAAAGATTTTGAAGGTTCTATTCCAAATGGGAGAGTTAAATGTTTCTGAAATCGCTAGAAAAATCGGTGCAAACCATAAAACAGTCAAGGAACATTTAGAGGTTCTAAAAGAAAATGGCCTCCTCCAATACAAGAAGTTTGGGAGAATTCACTTGTATAGACTTAACGAAGGCTCTGTAAGGGCCAGAGCCTTGAAAAAATTTATGGAAGCTTGGGAAACTGTTGAAAATTTTAATGCCTCACGGAATCATTAA
- the moaC gene encoding cyclic pyranopterin monophosphate synthase MoaC, whose amino-acid sequence MVDVTGKPKVFREATATGIIRLKPETINLIKKGKIEKGDPVYTAKIAGTLAAKETSNLIPLCHPLPLTNVKIDVEVLGETTIKVSSTVKTEAQTGVEMEALVATAISLLTIWDMVKQYEKDAEGQYPSTVIESIRVVKKVKEEHPR is encoded by the coding sequence ATGGTGGATGTAACCGGGAAGCCGAAAGTTTTCCGCGAGGCAACGGCAACCGGCATAATTAGGCTTAAGCCGGAAACCATAAATCTGATAAAAAAGGGAAAAATTGAAAAGGGAGACCCTGTTTACACGGCGAAAATCGCAGGAACCTTGGCTGCAAAGGAGACAAGCAATCTAATCCCGCTCTGCCATCCCTTGCCCTTAACAAACGTGAAAATTGACGTAGAAGTGCTAGGCGAAACTACCATAAAAGTCTCATCCACGGTTAAGACTGAGGCACAGACAGGTGTTGAAATGGAAGCCCTAGTGGCGACGGCTATAAGCCTCCTAACAATTTGGGACATGGTAAAACAGTACGAGAAAGACGCGGAAGGCCAGTATCCATCAACAGTTATTGAGAGTATTCGCGTTGTAAAAAAGGTTAAGGAAGAACATCCAAGATGA
- a CDS encoding molybdenum cofactor biosynthesis protein MoaB, whose translation MSRSLLRHKAEAPKKLGFGIFVCSTSRYAQLKKGEAVEDESGDLMEKLVKDHGYSVIFRKLIPDDKAEIEKGVKHVLESNAVDVAVFCGGTGITSTDITIETVSPFMEKVLPGFGELFRLLSYEKIGSAAVLSRAFAGTARGKVFFCIPGSPDAVRLCFEKLILPEAAHIVRHARE comes from the coding sequence ATGAGCAGGAGTCTGCTTAGGCATAAGGCTGAAGCTCCGAAAAAGTTGGGCTTCGGCATTTTCGTATGCAGTACATCCCGTTATGCTCAATTAAAAAAAGGCGAAGCAGTTGAGGACGAATCCGGCGATCTAATGGAGAAACTAGTTAAAGATCACGGTTACTCTGTTATTTTCCGCAAACTCATACCAGACGATAAAGCGGAAATTGAAAAAGGAGTGAAACATGTCCTAGAATCAAATGCTGTAGATGTAGCCGTTTTTTGCGGTGGAACGGGCATAACTTCCACAGATATAACCATCGAGACGGTTTCGCCCTTCATGGAAAAAGTTCTACCTGGATTTGGGGAGCTTTTTAGACTTTTGAGTTACGAAAAAATAGGCTCGGCCGCAGTCTTGTCTCGCGCCTTCGCCGGAACAGCCAGAGGCAAAGTTTTCTTCTGTATTCCAGGCTCACCCGATGCTGTTAGGCTTTGTTTTGAAAAGCTTATATTGCCGGAAGCTGCACACATCGTTAGGCATGCGCGGGAATAA